The genomic region AGCAGTGTCTGACGCATCAGTCGAGGCTGGCGCTGACGTTCAGGTGAGCGAGACCAGCGCTGCCGAAGCATCGGCGGCGGCCGCAGACGAATCGTCGCCGTTCTGGAGTGGTGCCTTCGGAGGTGAGCCGCAGGCCGAGTCGGTCCCGTTCTCCCGCTGGGAAACCGGCGCGCAGGAGCCGGAGACCGTCGTCGACGCGACGGACTGGGCCGGCCACGCGGAGGAGGAGACAGGACCCTGGGCGATTCCCGACAGTCCCTCCGCGACATGGTCGGTGAGCGACCTGCACGACCCGTCAGGCGCGGACAACGTACCGACGGCCCACGCCGCCGAGGCCGACGTCGTGGAACCGCCACCGCTTCCACTGTCGGTCGAACCACCTCCGCTTCCCACCATCCCTGACGTCGCCGCCGACTCCGCGTCCATTGCGACTGCGGATGAGGCCATCGACGTCGCAGGTGTAGCCGCCGCTCAGGCATCCATCGTTGCCGCCGATGCGGTCCGCGAGGCCGTTGACGTGGCCACCGCCGCTGATACGGAGTCCCCAGATGCGGCTGCTGATGCCGTCAGCGACGCCGTCGATGTGGCTGTCGCTGCAGCCGACGATGCGGATGCCCGACGTGTCGCCGCCGGATTTCCCACCTTCGCCGACGGCTACGGCGCGGCAGGTCATCCGGCGATCAGCGAACCCGCATCAGGCGACATGTGGACCGGCTCTCTGAAGTCCGCACTCGGCGAGGTGTTCGCGCAGGCGGGGCTGTCCGATTCGCTCGAGCCCCCGGCGCATCCGTCGCCGGCCGTCCGCGCCGCCATGGCCGACGCGGCCGTCGACGCCGCGGTGGACGATGCGGTACTGAACGACGAGACGATGGCGCCCACGCTGCTGTCGCTCCAGCAGTTGCTGGATTCGGTCCGCGCCCGCCGCGCCGCCCTGTTCCACAACGGGCAGTGACGCCGGGCAGGAATGATGAACGCCGAATGACGGACATGGAGCGAACGGTCTCGCCATAGCGCGTCGCGCGACGGCGGAAACCCGTTCGTCAGCTCATTTCTCGTGCGACACTGGCGCCGCCGTGTCAGCCGCTTCACTGCCCGCGTTCGACTACCGGGCCCGCCTTGCGCGGGCGTCGGCGGCGGTGCAGGGCGCCGGGGCCGACGCCCTGTACATCTCGCACCTCACGAATCTGCGGTACCTCTGCGGTCTGGAGGCGACAGCCGGCGCGGGCCTGTTGACTGCCGACGGCCGGCTCCA from Acidobacteriota bacterium harbors:
- a CDS encoding tetratricopeptide repeat protein encodes the protein MSTGNPLEQLRRRMQSHASPTAFAALAEEHRRAGHFADAIEVCRDGLAQYPAYVSARVTLGRALLDSGDAASAVAELEQAVAQAPDNLAAARALESAKAALGDAPPSDGEMASYAGVDPSPAPPSIVASALFDAGNDAQGFGDYAWSTPVSDSYQVGGGTPGEAVVDVQADEAFGAASLPDADAIAHDDAPTMLFAPPVLQGEEPAGVWPVPVLDADPATPAVAAGAPAAPVAAVVDPGVWDAPTILAPLVDVFAAESSGSEPSAVSDASVEAGADVQVSETSAAEASAAAADESSPFWSGAFGGEPQAESVPFSRWETGAQEPETVVDATDWAGHAEEETGPWAIPDSPSATWSVSDLHDPSGADNVPTAHAAEADVVEPPPLPLSVEPPPLPTIPDVAADSASIATADEAIDVAGVAAAQASIVAADAVREAVDVATAADTESPDAAADAVSDAVDVAVAAADDADARRVAAGFPTFADGYGAAGHPAISEPASGDMWTGSLKSALGEVFAQAGLSDSLEPPAHPSPAVRAAMADAAVDAAVDDAVLNDETMAPTLLSLQQLLDSVRARRAALFHNGQ